A window from Staphylococcus succinus encodes these proteins:
- a CDS encoding NDxxF motif lipoprotein has product MKLIKYTSVIALALLLTACSHGESENKGSDQKAKATEIPKEVFSSQKKNENISVNEMDSSIKKYLNTFDALDDNTSKIRSNAELNETDQMKLNKLTKLTNKNDGNFKQFIESNKLPKEYKKGSLKVSTYVTSANEFINQLNDKVDETMEDSNSDNKKLKNVKAIHKINDKYKAHVNGNKQQEVEQFLDKHEINTTAFE; this is encoded by the coding sequence ATGAAATTGATAAAATACACATCAGTTATTGCGTTAGCTTTATTATTAACTGCCTGTAGTCATGGAGAATCTGAAAACAAAGGGTCAGACCAAAAAGCGAAAGCAACAGAAATTCCCAAAGAGGTGTTTTCTAGTCAAAAAAAGAATGAAAATATTAGTGTAAATGAAATGGACTCAAGCATTAAAAAGTATTTAAATACATTTGATGCACTAGATGATAATACTTCAAAAATTCGAAGTAACGCTGAATTAAATGAAACAGATCAAATGAAATTAAATAAGCTGACAAAACTGACAAATAAGAATGATGGCAATTTCAAACAGTTTATAGAAAGCAATAAACTGCCGAAGGAATATAAAAAGGGAAGTTTAAAAGTAAGTACATATGTAACTTCTGCGAATGAATTCATAAATCAGTTGAACGATAAAGTGGATGAAACAATGGAAGATTCTAATTCTGATAACAAAAAATTAAAAAATGTTAAAGCAATACATAAAATCAATGATAAATACAAAGCGCATGTGAACGGTAATAAACAGCAAGAAGTTGAACAATTTTTAGATAAGCATGAGATTAATACAACAGCATTTGAATAA
- a CDS encoding gluconate:proton symporter has product MGAAITGILLLITFVLFVIFVMRGGKLTLGFLVMAIFWTIIGLVPLNVAIKEIYTEPVLKYGSTIVNIIFGSWFGRVLVDTGIAGSISRRTQTVGNRYPVVATILISCVLALIFSSSYGVGSAIAIGVIIFPIMYSIGVPKHIAVLVFTLSIGAAMYINNVLFVQFQVFFPKIEWGWRYQKFGFIAMLVQMAITIIFILFNRKKIQDGKSKLVISEDESSEVKEVSPWTYLLPILPVALNITLGWDAIPALFISILIALLVTGNMRTYTGLIKMINNTAYNAISDIAGLIIMLFVLNMFQASAVHAMADFNDVFKSIIPNNTLLLTIIMIFLAPLAYFRGPLFLYGAGAATASIFVSTGLFDQYFLYGLLVVPSMVGISACITQSWNLWAVQYNELDTKTFLITGLPWIWIATAINLFLAYFIL; this is encoded by the coding sequence ATGGGTGCAGCAATCACTGGCATATTATTATTAATAACGTTTGTATTATTTGTAATTTTTGTTATGCGTGGCGGGAAATTAACCTTAGGATTTTTGGTTATGGCTATATTTTGGACAATTATCGGCCTTGTGCCATTAAACGTTGCTATAAAAGAAATATATACAGAACCTGTTCTTAAATATGGGAGTACAATTGTGAATATTATATTTGGGTCATGGTTTGGACGTGTATTAGTTGATACAGGTATAGCTGGGAGTATTAGTAGACGTACACAAACAGTTGGTAATAGATATCCTGTAGTAGCGACAATACTTATATCCTGTGTACTTGCTTTAATTTTTTCGAGTTCTTATGGTGTTGGTTCAGCTATAGCTATTGGTGTTATTATTTTTCCAATCATGTATTCAATTGGCGTACCTAAACATATAGCGGTTTTAGTGTTTACTTTGTCGATTGGTGCAGCGATGTATATAAACAATGTTTTGTTTGTGCAATTCCAAGTCTTTTTTCCAAAAATAGAATGGGGATGGAGATATCAAAAATTTGGTTTTATAGCGATGCTTGTACAAATGGCTATTACCATTATATTTATCTTATTTAATCGCAAGAAAATTCAAGATGGTAAATCTAAGTTAGTTATTTCAGAAGACGAATCCTCTGAAGTGAAAGAAGTGTCACCATGGACATACTTACTTCCGATATTACCAGTAGCTTTAAATATTACTTTAGGTTGGGACGCAATTCCCGCGTTGTTTATTTCAATATTAATTGCCTTGTTAGTTACAGGTAACATGCGCACTTATACAGGTTTAATTAAAATGATTAACAATACAGCATATAACGCAATTAGTGATATTGCAGGATTAATTATTATGCTATTTGTGTTAAATATGTTCCAAGCCTCTGCGGTTCATGCAATGGCAGATTTCAATGATGTATTTAAATCAATCATTCCCAATAATACATTATTGTTAACAATAATTATGATTTTCCTAGCACCATTAGCATATTTTAGAGGGCCGCTATTCTTGTATGGCGCGGGTGCTGCTACTGCAAGTATTTTTGTTAGTACGGGTTTATTTGATCAGTATTTTTTATATGGATTACTCGTTGTACCTTCCATGGTCGGTATTTCAGCTTGTATTACACAATCGTGGAATCTTTGGGCGGTTCAATACAATGAATTAGATACGAAAACGTTTCTAATTACAGGTTTACCTTGGATATGGATAGCAACGGCAATTAACTTGTTCTTAGCGTACTTTATATTATGA
- a CDS encoding tripartite tricarboxylate transporter substrate binding protein translates to MKRWGILIIIFSIVLASCGKEKDSSASNKQFPNETVEIVAPASPGGGWDTTARAVQKIMIDEHLTKQNVNVINKPGGGGEVGWQYLNSRSPNTIAINSSLLLSNHELGLSDLSTDDFTPIAILATEWISLTASNHSNLNSGKEVMEKLKDDPESLTIGVAPGLGNNDHLAFVQAAKEYGVDVDKIDFLVYKSGGDLQTSLLGGHVDVASTAVSEVKEQHQTGKLKMLAVTSDKPVEGIKDVPTWKEQGVDVVFPHWRGVMGPKDMSPEQIAYWDKTMQDVVKSDRWQEIRKNNDWENFYKDSEESEKFLKEQRKKYKKLVKDSGLK, encoded by the coding sequence ATGAAAAGATGGGGGATTTTAATAATCATTTTTTCAATTGTACTAGCAAGCTGTGGTAAAGAAAAAGATTCGAGCGCGTCAAATAAACAATTTCCTAATGAAACAGTAGAAATTGTTGCACCAGCTTCTCCAGGAGGCGGTTGGGATACTACAGCGCGTGCAGTTCAAAAAATTATGATTGATGAGCATTTAACTAAGCAAAACGTTAATGTAATAAACAAACCTGGAGGTGGTGGAGAAGTAGGATGGCAATATTTAAATTCACGTTCGCCTAATACTATTGCTATTAATTCAAGTTTATTATTATCTAACCATGAATTAGGATTAAGTGATTTAAGTACTGATGATTTCACGCCCATTGCTATCTTAGCAACGGAGTGGATTAGTTTAACAGCATCAAATCATTCAAATTTAAATTCTGGTAAGGAAGTAATGGAAAAATTAAAAGACGATCCTGAATCTTTAACGATAGGCGTCGCACCAGGTTTAGGGAATAATGATCATCTTGCATTTGTTCAAGCAGCAAAGGAATATGGTGTTGATGTAGATAAGATAGATTTCCTGGTATATAAAAGTGGAGGAGATTTACAAACATCTTTATTAGGAGGACATGTTGACGTTGCTTCTACTGCTGTATCTGAAGTAAAAGAACAACACCAAACTGGGAAATTGAAAATGTTAGCAGTTACTTCTGATAAGCCTGTTGAAGGTATTAAAGATGTACCTACTTGGAAAGAACAGGGCGTTGATGTTGTATTTCCACATTGGCGCGGCGTGATGGGACCGAAAGACATGTCACCAGAACAAATTGCCTATTGGGATAAAACGATGCAAGATGTAGTGAAATCAGATAGATGGCAAGAAATAAGAAAGAATAATGATTGGGAAAATTTTTATAAAGATAGTGAAGAGAGTGAAAAATTTTTAAAAGAACAACGTAAGAAATATAAAAAACTAGTCAAAGATTCAGGTCTGAAATAA
- a CDS encoding orotidine 5'-phosphate decarboxylase / HUMPS family protein, with product MKLQVAIDRIALEEAVGLARALNGHVDIIEIGTSLIKDYGNVAIEKIKEVVTGSQILVDSKTIDEGTYEFNQAFKYGADIVTVMGAASYETLLACYEVTQQQGSTMMIDLLNLDPTYIASITDFPQAIYLLHSSVDKQQSNQAVSEIMDFKQLYGHIQHLAIAGGVDYNATQALAAQGIVETVVVGSKITNSESPIDTAKKFMEVLKV from the coding sequence ATGAAATTACAAGTGGCAATAGATCGGATCGCATTAGAAGAAGCAGTAGGGCTTGCGAGAGCGCTTAATGGACATGTTGACATTATTGAAATTGGTACATCATTGATTAAAGATTATGGCAATGTTGCTATAGAAAAAATTAAAGAAGTTGTAACAGGTAGTCAAATACTCGTAGATAGTAAAACAATTGATGAAGGGACATATGAATTTAATCAAGCTTTTAAATATGGCGCGGATATTGTAACGGTTATGGGTGCGGCAAGTTATGAAACGCTGTTAGCATGTTATGAAGTGACACAACAACAGGGTAGCACAATGATGATTGATTTGCTTAATTTAGATCCTACTTATATAGCAAGTATCACTGATTTCCCACAAGCAATATACTTGTTACACAGTTCAGTAGATAAACAGCAAAGTAATCAAGCAGTTAGTGAAATTATGGATTTTAAGCAATTATATGGACATATACAGCATCTGGCAATTGCTGGAGGTGTAGATTACAATGCAACGCAAGCGTTAGCAGCTCAAGGTATCGTTGAAACTGTTGTTGTAGGTTCTAAAATTACGAATTCTGAAAGTCCTATAGACACCGCTAAAAAATTTATGGAGGTACTAAAAGTATGA
- the hxlB gene encoding 6-phospho-3-hexuloisomerase yields MNTIEIILNEIQEVMHLVDEQEIDDVATVLTKDKRIFVVGAGRSGFQGKGFAMRLMHIGYQSYVVGETITPSVQKDDVWVAISGSGTTESIVTQTEKVKKLGVHVIALTSDANSKLAQVADKSIIVPGATKMNTGVESTQLLSSLFDQTVHISLDVLNQKLAERDNTSNQSANAQHTNVE; encoded by the coding sequence ATGAATACAATAGAAATCATTTTAAATGAAATTCAAGAAGTGATGCACTTAGTAGATGAACAAGAAATTGATGATGTAGCAACAGTTTTAACTAAAGACAAAAGAATATTTGTCGTGGGAGCGGGACGAAGTGGCTTTCAAGGCAAAGGTTTTGCAATGAGGTTAATGCACATTGGCTATCAAAGTTATGTAGTTGGAGAGACAATCACCCCTTCAGTTCAAAAAGATGACGTCTGGGTTGCAATATCAGGGTCAGGAACCACTGAAAGCATAGTAACACAAACAGAAAAGGTAAAGAAATTAGGGGTCCATGTTATTGCGTTAACAAGTGATGCTAACTCTAAATTGGCACAAGTTGCTGATAAATCGATTATCGTACCCGGAGCCACAAAAATGAACACGGGAGTGGAGTCGACACAATTGCTATCTTCGTTATTTGACCAAACAGTGCATATTAGCTTGGATGTATTAAATCAAAAATTAGCCGAACGTGATAATACGTCAAATCAAAGTGCCAATGCGCAGCACACAAATGTAGAATGA
- a CDS encoding ABC transporter permease, translated as MTTLIKQELFKMFKKKSSIIIPILIFILMIGLAILSKKYPDIMGSKALFKQGYSAFSWIFFLMIIQASTIITMEFHYGTIKNLLYRNYSRTSIIISKIISLVIYSLIIFVISIVISLILNLTFFSDVNILKQSGDHLSLLQDMLLTALSNYVGMWLLLSLTLLISCIFKSPGVSIAIGIIFYFAISIVSGILFALIDQWEWLKWLPINMLNLSSQITDNEVFKALTKLELHELFIGNSVYIIIFLALVIFVFKKKNV; from the coding sequence ATGACAACACTTATAAAACAAGAATTATTCAAAATGTTCAAGAAAAAATCGTCTATTATTATTCCCATTCTTATTTTTATTTTAATGATTGGGTTAGCGATATTAAGTAAAAAATATCCTGATATCATGGGATCTAAAGCATTATTTAAACAAGGTTATAGTGCATTTTCATGGATTTTCTTCCTTATGATTATTCAGGCTAGTACGATTATAACGATGGAATTCCATTATGGAACGATTAAAAATTTATTATACAGAAACTATTCTAGAACAAGCATTATTATAAGTAAGATTATCTCATTAGTTATTTATTCACTCATCATATTTGTGATTAGTATTGTGATTAGTTTAATTCTTAACTTAACATTCTTCTCTGATGTAAATATTTTAAAACAATCGGGTGATCATCTTTCACTTTTACAAGATATGTTGTTAACTGCATTAAGTAATTATGTCGGCATGTGGTTATTATTAAGTTTAACGCTGCTTATCTCTTGTATATTCAAGAGTCCAGGTGTTTCTATAGCGATAGGTATTATTTTCTATTTTGCAATTTCTATCGTTTCAGGCATCTTGTTCGCATTGATTGATCAATGGGAATGGTTAAAATGGTTACCGATTAATATGTTGAATTTGAGTTCCCAAATTACAGATAATGAAGTATTTAAGGCACTAACTAAGCTAGAATTACATGAGCTATTTATCGGTAATAGCGTTTATATTATTATCTTCTTAGCTTTAGTGATCTTTGTTTTCAAAAAGAAAAATGTCTAA
- a CDS encoding PhzF family phenazine biosynthesis protein, with product MKQYIVDTFADKNFEGNPAAVCILEKWPDDLLLLNIAKENNLSETAFISKADCFKKLRWFTPGGEIELCGHATLATAFVLINYIDTTKENVTFSTLSGDLIVTKKNGLFEMVFPAYDLKPVEIENKLTQAIGIKPKEVYLGRDLLCILESEQQVIDLDPDMDKVKELDGLLLQVTAQGSDVDCVSRTFAPKLNVDEDPVCGSGHCHIVPYWAEKLNKDSIIAYQASSRGGKLYTPFENSKVTLSGNVVLYAISDLYI from the coding sequence ATGAAACAGTATATTGTGGATACATTTGCAGACAAAAATTTTGAAGGCAATCCTGCGGCGGTATGTATTTTAGAAAAGTGGCCAGATGACTTGCTATTATTAAATATTGCCAAAGAAAATAATCTTTCAGAAACAGCTTTTATTTCTAAAGCAGATTGTTTTAAAAAATTACGTTGGTTTACCCCTGGTGGAGAAATTGAGTTGTGCGGACATGCCACATTGGCAACCGCTTTTGTTTTAATAAATTACATTGATACAACAAAAGAAAATGTTACTTTTTCAACACTTAGTGGTGACTTAATCGTCACTAAAAAGAATGGGTTATTTGAAATGGTTTTTCCAGCGTATGATTTAAAACCAGTTGAAATTGAAAATAAGCTTACTCAAGCTATAGGAATAAAGCCTAAAGAAGTATATTTGGGTAGAGATTTATTATGTATTTTAGAAAGTGAACAACAAGTTATTGATTTGGATCCTGATATGGATAAAGTAAAAGAACTAGACGGTTTGCTTTTACAAGTAACAGCACAGGGTTCTGATGTAGACTGTGTTTCAAGAACTTTTGCTCCAAAATTAAACGTAGATGAAGACCCTGTATGTGGATCAGGTCATTGCCATATTGTTCCTTACTGGGCAGAAAAGTTAAATAAAGATAGTATCATAGCATATCAAGCTTCTTCGCGTGGAGGTAAATTATATACTCCATTTGAAAATAGTAAAGTAACATTATCTGGAAATGTAGTCCTATACGCTATTAGTGATTTATACATTTAA
- the eda gene encoding bifunctional 4-hydroxy-2-oxoglutarate aldolase/2-dehydro-3-deoxy-phosphogluconate aldolase: MKSLHVLAEVKDNRFIAVIRTNNKQKFINIAHVLLDNGLKTIEVTLTTPNATEIIKELSHHYQDAIIGAGTVLDKASAQASIEAGARFIVSPGFDKASAQFANTYDIPYIPGCMTVTEMIHASRFGCNIIKLFPANQFNSKAIQDFKGPLPQLEFIPTGGIGINNSEEWLAAGSYAVGIGSEITKIYDEAGASELEKYIKKLMSHNEI, encoded by the coding sequence GTGAAATCGTTACATGTATTAGCAGAAGTGAAAGACAATCGGTTTATTGCTGTTATTAGAACAAATAATAAACAAAAGTTTATTAATATTGCACACGTACTATTGGATAATGGACTAAAGACGATTGAGGTCACCTTAACAACGCCAAATGCCACTGAGATTATTAAAGAATTATCTCATCACTATCAAGATGCAATCATTGGCGCTGGGACAGTCTTAGATAAAGCATCGGCGCAAGCATCTATAGAAGCGGGTGCAAGGTTTATAGTGAGTCCAGGGTTTGATAAAGCCTCAGCCCAATTCGCTAATACGTATGATATACCTTATATTCCAGGATGTATGACGGTAACCGAAATGATTCATGCAAGTCGATTTGGATGCAATATTATTAAACTATTTCCTGCTAATCAATTTAATTCAAAGGCAATTCAAGATTTTAAAGGTCCATTACCTCAATTGGAGTTTATCCCAACAGGTGGCATTGGTATAAATAATAGCGAGGAATGGCTGGCAGCTGGTAGTTACGCAGTAGGTATAGGAAGTGAAATCACTAAGATTTATGATGAAGCAGGTGCAAGTGAGCTAGAGAAGTATATAAAGAAATTAATGAGTCATAACGAAATATAA
- a CDS encoding ABC transporter ATP-binding protein, producing the protein MEILSMENINKKIKRKHVLKDITFSLEEGHIIGLVGGNGAGKTTLMKVILGLSNYQSGTFKKNISTTHNDIGALIEAPGLYPFLTGYENMKLIDEDADNKHIDLIIEQLKMEDFIHSKAKTYSLGMKQKLGIALAFLNHPKLVILDEPMNGLDPRAVKDVREAIISLREQGVTFLISSHILSELVKVTDSLLIIDKGEIVRETTMEQLHQTGESDLENVLLNIIEGKEEA; encoded by the coding sequence TTGGAAATTTTATCCATGGAAAATATTAATAAGAAAATTAAACGGAAACATGTTTTGAAAGATATCACGTTTTCGCTTGAAGAAGGCCATATTATAGGTTTAGTTGGAGGCAATGGTGCTGGTAAAACTACGCTGATGAAAGTTATTTTAGGACTTTCTAACTATCAATCGGGTACTTTCAAAAAAAATATTAGCACAACACATAATGATATAGGTGCATTAATTGAAGCGCCTGGTCTTTATCCTTTTTTAACTGGTTATGAAAACATGAAATTAATCGATGAAGACGCAGATAATAAGCATATCGATCTTATTATTGAGCAATTAAAAATGGAAGACTTTATACATAGCAAGGCCAAAACTTATTCTTTAGGTATGAAACAAAAATTAGGCATAGCGCTCGCTTTCTTAAATCATCCTAAACTCGTCATTTTAGATGAACCGATGAATGGTCTAGATCCAAGAGCAGTTAAAGATGTGAGGGAAGCCATCATTAGCTTGCGTGAACAAGGCGTTACCTTCCTTATATCTAGTCATATACTAAGTGAGCTTGTCAAAGTAACAGATTCACTTCTCATTATTGATAAGGGCGAAATCGTAAGAGAAACAACTATGGAGCAATTGCATCAAACAGGTGAAAGCGACCTAGAGAATGTACTCCTTAATATTATTGAAGGTAAGGAGGAAGCGTAA
- a CDS encoding NADPH-dependent F420 reductase: MKVGIIGAGPIGSTLSNKFVDNGHTVKIADVRSIEHLNNKTFSGQAVDIENVITDIDILILSIPTNIIPDINNIIALVSKDVIVVDTANYYPFRDNQIEAIEHGTPESVWVSQQIGREVVKAFNNLLAYTLENKGASQESKNRIAMAISGNHSSAKEKVATLINEIGFDVVDNGELTDSWKHQPGTPAYCTELTKAELALALEKANKAKAPTLRDKIIENFSPDFTHEDTVNLNRKIYNEK; the protein is encoded by the coding sequence ATGAAAGTCGGTATTATCGGAGCTGGTCCAATAGGATCAACACTATCTAATAAATTTGTTGATAACGGACATACAGTAAAAATTGCAGATGTACGTAGCATAGAACATTTAAATAACAAAACATTCAGTGGACAGGCTGTAGATATAGAAAACGTGATAACAGATATAGACATTTTAATTCTTTCGATTCCTACAAATATTATTCCAGACATTAATAACATCATAGCACTTGTTTCTAAAGATGTTATTGTGGTCGATACTGCTAATTATTATCCATTTCGAGATAATCAAATCGAAGCTATTGAACATGGAACTCCTGAAAGCGTCTGGGTATCACAGCAAATAGGTCGAGAAGTAGTTAAAGCATTTAACAATTTACTCGCATATACGTTAGAAAATAAAGGTGCTTCTCAAGAATCTAAAAATCGTATTGCAATGGCTATCTCAGGAAATCATAGTTCAGCAAAAGAAAAAGTAGCTACTTTAATAAATGAAATAGGCTTTGATGTAGTAGACAATGGGGAATTAACAGATTCATGGAAACACCAACCAGGCACGCCTGCGTATTGTACAGAATTAACGAAAGCGGAATTAGCTCTCGCATTGGAAAAAGCTAACAAGGCAAAGGCTCCAACACTAAGAGATAAAATTATAGAAAACTTTTCCCCTGATTTCACTCATGAAGACACAGTGAATTTGAACAGAAAAATTTATAATGAAAAGTAA
- a CDS encoding sugar kinase: protein MSKFITIGEPIALFGADDMDKSLEDATTFTKYLAGAEVNVAVGVSRLGHSTQYITRLGNDPFGKFIAKSLKKNNIGTNYIESTDDYWTAYQLKNRVSKGDPDIHYFRKGSAAAHFDKAILNTIDWTDIEHVHLSGIFPAISSEALSTFRLLIELLDQNKITSTFDPNLRPQLWDSEKQMCETINDLAKHADIILPGINEGKVLIGSDDPEVIADFYLNQSDKTSTVIVKLGKDGAYLKEKGTKSGKKIAGQKVEQVIDTVGAGDGFAVGIITGLLEKISIEEAVQRGNIIGALAVQSAGDNDGYPTKKGLDLVLKEL from the coding sequence ATGAGCAAATTTATTACAATTGGTGAACCCATCGCATTATTTGGTGCAGATGATATGGATAAAAGTTTAGAAGATGCTACAACATTCACGAAATATTTGGCAGGTGCAGAAGTTAACGTTGCAGTTGGCGTATCACGTCTAGGACATAGTACGCAATATATTACACGACTTGGCAATGACCCTTTCGGTAAATTTATTGCTAAATCATTAAAAAAAAATAACATTGGAACGAATTACATTGAAAGTACAGATGATTATTGGACAGCGTACCAATTAAAAAATCGTGTGAGTAAGGGAGATCCAGATATACATTACTTTAGAAAAGGATCTGCTGCAGCACATTTTGATAAAGCAATATTAAACACCATCGATTGGACAGATATAGAACATGTACATTTATCTGGTATCTTTCCAGCTATTTCATCAGAAGCATTATCTACGTTTAGACTGCTGATTGAACTTTTAGATCAAAATAAAATAACATCAACATTTGATCCTAATTTACGCCCTCAATTGTGGGACTCTGAAAAGCAAATGTGTGAGACTATTAATGATTTAGCCAAGCATGCAGATATTATTTTGCCAGGTATCAATGAAGGAAAGGTACTGATTGGTAGTGATGACCCTGAAGTCATTGCGGATTTTTATTTAAACCAAAGTGACAAAACAAGTACAGTTATTGTGAAACTAGGAAAAGATGGGGCGTATTTAAAAGAAAAAGGCACAAAAAGTGGTAAGAAAATAGCAGGACAGAAGGTAGAACAAGTTATTGATACTGTGGGCGCAGGGGACGGCTTTGCAGTAGGAATTATTACAGGATTGTTGGAAAAAATTAGTATAGAAGAAGCAGTACAAAGAGGAAACATCATAGGTGCGCTTGCTGTCCAATCAGCAGGTGATAATGATGGTTACCCCACTAAAAAAGGTTTAGATCTTGTATTGAAGGAGCTTTAA
- a CDS encoding winged helix-turn-helix transcriptional regulator — translation MISRTVYPEVPPKVIYGLTEKGNDLLPIIDMMETFGKYHGEQPKSNKE, via the coding sequence ATCATCAGTCGAACAGTATATCCAGAAGTACCACCTAAAGTTATTTATGGGTTAACAGAAAAAGGCAATGACCTTTTACCTATTATTGATATGATGGAAACCTTCGGAAAATATCACGGTGAACAACCTAAAAGTAATAAAGAATAG